The Lytechinus pictus isolate F3 Inbred unplaced genomic scaffold, Lp3.0 scaffold_280, whole genome shotgun sequence genome includes a region encoding these proteins:
- the LOC135159591 gene encoding probable serine/threonine-protein kinase kinX has product MLAYSIRPKVYFSHMQKGGSFEELLNELQRKESEESQQGAGQGIVPRDSDDDHDGDDGDDGGDYEEEEELLYELQRKESEESQQEAGQGIVPRDSDDDHDGDDGDDYEEEEEEEEEELLYELQRKESEESQQEAGQGIVPRDSDDDDDDDEEELWTLQEEDERGYSSEDGQEEEAVEEIKKGTKRKQGQDGKKASKPADRIERNCPLCNVATRTLARHLRRKHTQLKENEIWHFIYQARERVPIQRKKTRDEGRERTGQNCPLCAAKGLTKLSDHMKRKHNGHTVEKQAKDGIFERYLQFTSFYCKEKTAEQHKSQLEKIDDLAGGLSALFSDHDAIYRGTAIKGGPADVLQYPLQASM; this is encoded by the exons ATGCTGGCTTATAGCATAAGGCCAAAAGTATACTTCAGCCACATGCAAAAAGGTGGGTCCTTTGAAGAATTGCTAAATGAATTACAAAGGAAGGAATCTGAGGAAAGCCAGCAAGGAGCAGGCCAAGGGATAGTTCCAAgggatagtgatgatgatcatgatggcgatgatggcgatgatggtggtgattatgaagaggaagaggaacTACTATATGAATTACAAAGGAAGGAATCTGAGGAAAGTCAACAAGAAGCAGGCCAAGGGATAGTTCCAAgggatagtgatgatgatcatgatggcgatgatggtgatgactatgaagaagaagaggaagaagaggaagaggaactACTATATGAATTACAAAGGAAGGAATCTGAGGAAAGTCAACAAGAAGCAGGCCAAGGGATAGTTCCAAGggatagtgatgatgacgatgacgatgatgaagaagaacTCTGGACATTGCAGGAGGAAGATGAAAGAGGATATTCCAGTGAAGATGGACAGGAAGAGGAAGCTgtggaggaaattaaaaaag GAACGAAAAGGAAGCAAGGACAAGATGGGAAAAAGGCGTCCAAACCAGCAG ATCGAATCGAGCGAAATTGCCCACTTTGTAATGTTGCGACAAGAACGCTTGCCCGGCATCTTCGCCGCAAGCATACACAGCTGAAGGAAAACGAGATCTGGCATTTCATATATCAAGCCAGAGAACG AGTCCCAATTCAGAGGAAGAAAACCAGAGATGAAGGACGAGAGAGAACTGGACAGAACTGTCCCCTTTGCGCCGCAAAAGGATTAACCAAACTCTCAGACCATATGAAGAGGAAACATAATGGCCACACAGTGGAAAAACAAG CCAAAGATGGCATCTTCGAAAGGTATTTGCAGTTCACAAGCTTCTATTGCAAGGAGAAGACGGCTGAGCAGCATAAAAGCCAGCTTGAAAAAATTGATGATCTTGCCGGTGGCCTGTCAGCACTCTTCTCTGACCATGATGCAATTTACAG AGGAACTGCTATCAAAGGAGGACCTGCAGATGTTTTACAATACCCTCTACAAGCAAGCATGTGA